A segment of the Zingiber officinale cultivar Zhangliang chromosome 8B, Zo_v1.1, whole genome shotgun sequence genome:
CAATTCTTCATCCCGCAAAGTTTCAATCCTTCTTGAAACTGACTCAACTGAGTGTATAGAAACTTTTAACTGAGTATGTAGATCTCTTACTACTGCTCTTGTTTTGTCAACAGATGAAGGTTCTTCACTGTGCATGTCTTGGCTTCTCATTTGCTTGTATTTCCTCTCAAATGCTATTCTTATGCGTTCTCCAGCCTGCGAAGGACGTAAAACATGATCTTACGTAAATAGCAATTTCATCAATTGGATGGAGGCAAAAGTAAACCTTGCAAATCACAGCAATTACCTTAACCTCTTCATACAACTTCTTCTCCCATTCATATAATCTATCCAACGTTGACTGATGGTTTCCTGATGTTGTGCATGACTCCTCCAAACAGTCAATGCTGCTATCATAACCATCACATCCTGAACTGGGAAAGGCATTACATAATCTAGAAGAGGATGAACGCGACGATGCAGACCGGAAAAGAGCAATTGGATTCATCATTTTTACTGTCGAAGGAATGCAGGTGATATTTTAAATCCATATGAGTAAATTCAGAATCATTTCATATTAAGATTTGAATTATTTACCAGCAATTTCAGTTGAAGTTGAAGCATAATGGGACTTGCTCGCATTCAACAATACTGAAACTTCATGAGCACAGTCACAAATCCGCAAAAATTGGCTTTCAATATCTTTCATTATTTCTGGCATGCCTTTTGTTCTTCGGTTTAGGTACACAGTAAAACCATGGGTTTCCTCTGCCGACTTTCTCTTCTCTGCCAGTTCCTTCTCTCTTGTTGTCTTAAGTTTAATGGCATCTTTTGTTTCTGATACTTCAAAATTGTCGACTTGCTTGTTGTGAAACTTATTAACTCCTATACATTTGGCTGCTGAAGAGTCTACACATGTACTGCTCAGTCTAGTATCATTTGAATTGACTTCGCATGCTTCCTTCTGAGTTTTTATCTGCAAAGGCTCATCATCTTCTCTTGTTGTTCCTTCTTCTTCCAGTTCCGGTATTCCTTCTTCCTGTCTAACTTGTCTTAGGCCTGCTACATCATCATCGTTGATCGAGTCAACTGAACTGCTCTGGTATGCGTATCCATATGTATCTATTGAAGAGAAAGGATTCCAAAACGAGTCCCACTGTGGATTTTGTGGTGATGCTGGAGGGTAGTTGGGCCTATCATATGTTGAAGAATAGAATGAAGAGTGCCATGGTGAAGCCTGAGTGGTGAAAAAAGTATCATTTCCATAAGGTTCCATAGGGCAATAAGTGTTAATTCTCACTGTCTCTGATGGTTGAGGAAACTCTTCAATAGAAACCGAAGGATTTGCTCCCGATCTCAAATATCTAGAAACATGCAAAATGCTTCCCTGAGACTGATTTATTTGTGATGCAGAGTTAAATGGATCCCCCATCTTTTTCTCATATTGGTTGAAAGGAATGCCCAGCATTTCGGGGCTCAATTTCTTCACGGGCATGAATGGAGGCAGAGTGAAGGTGTCCGGAAAAGTGTCGGGTTGCTCATCTGCATCAACAAAATTGCAAAGGGCATCGGAGACTCGCTTTAGCGACTGAATGTAAGCAATGTGCCCGGAAGCAAAGCGGTTTCTCTGCTCAACAGCCTGCTTTATGAAGTTTCTTCTATCTCTGCAGAGCTGGACAGCCTCCTCATCTTCCAACCTCGAAGCCGAGCATCCCATCTCTTCAAGACTGTCTAGGAATGTTTCAGATTGAAACCACAATTTTGCAAGCCGAAGGAAAGAAGATGATATCTGTTTGAGAAGCTCTCCTGAGGTATGAGGTATAAACTGAAGCTTAACTTGTTTCCGAAAGTAGATGATTCAACAATTATAAACTAAAATCGATATGCCGGCAGGATTGAAAGAACTTGCGAACAGTGGAGGTAACTTTATATCCCCTTTGGATCTGCTCTCTCCTCAGCAAAGAAAATTCAGTCAGCAGAAACCCTTCTCCAGACTGAACCTTGGGATCAAGGTAATCGGTACGTCAACGATTTACCATTTCGACATCTTATTACTTCACGTAATACTGGAATGATTAAGAAAAAGACGAAG
Coding sequences within it:
- the LOC122016842 gene encoding protein ROLLING AND ERECT LEAF 2-like codes for the protein MGCSASRLEDEEAVQLCRDRRNFIKQAVEQRNRFASGHIAYIQSLKRVSDALCNFVDADEQPDTFPDTFTLPPFMPVKKLSPEMLGIPFNQYEKKMGDPFNSASQINQSQGSILHVSRYLRSGANPSVSIEEFPQPSETVRINTYCPMEPYGNDTFFTTQASPWHSSFYSSTYDRPNYPPASPQNPQWDSFWNPFSSIDTYGYAYQSSSVDSINDDDVAGLRQVRQEEGIPELEEEGTTREDDEPLQIKTQKEACEVNSNDTRLSSTCVDSSAAKCIGVNKFHNKQVDNFEVSETKDAIKLKTTREKELAEKRKSAEETHGFTVYLNRRTKGMPEIMKDIESQFLRICDCAHEVSVLLNASKSHYASTSTEIAVKMMNPIALFRSASSRSSSSRLCNAFPSSGCDGYDSSIDCLEESCTTSGNHQSTLDRLYEWEKKLYEEVKAGERIRIAFERKYKQMRSQDMHSEEPSSVDKTRAVVRDLHTQLKVSIHSVESVSRRIETLRDEELHPQLFELVQGLAKMWRTTADCHQIQKRTIEEAKLLMLSAAVAAGKVSEEAHPASPRRARSAAALEADLRNWRACLEIWVEAQRAYARALAGWALRCSDRGDGDRGCARSPLSPPRSSAGGAPPALGVCAQWSRLLESVGEAQVVDGLDFFAAGIASVREMETTAAAAEEDIEGEEDKCRRTPATSEMARRVLCAGMSVAVGSLADFAARSAEGYQVLVRGRDGRAEP